The following proteins are encoded in a genomic region of Alteromonadaceae bacterium 2753L.S.0a.02:
- a CDS encoding putative transposase, translating to MSRYRRVRVCGGTYFFTVNLLERKRSLLLDRIQDLRESLAFIKHRLPFHIDAWVVLPDHLHAVWILPEGDYDYCTRWREIKKRFSAKIPQIEYLSANRTKRNERGIWQRRFWYTPLETQETTGLTSTTFILIPLNINWSTA from the coding sequence ATGTCGCGGTATCGACGCGTGCGGGTTTGTGGCGGGACGTATTTCTTTACGGTGAATTTACTCGAACGGAAGCGTTCGCTGTTGCTGGATCGAATTCAGGATTTGCGCGAATCGCTTGCTTTCATAAAACATCGACTCCCGTTTCATATTGATGCTTGGGTGGTGCTGCCAGACCATTTGCATGCGGTTTGGATCTTGCCGGAAGGCGATTATGACTATTGCACCCGTTGGCGCGAAATAAAAAAGCGGTTTTCTGCCAAAATTCCACAAATTGAATACCTCTCAGCAAACCGAACCAAACGTAACGAGCGAGGCATTTGGCAGCGGCGTTTTTGGTACACACCATTAGAGACACAAGAGACTACCGGGCTCACCTCAACTACGTTCATCTTAATCCCTTTAAACATAAATTGGTCAACGGCGTAA
- a CDS encoding RHS repeat-associated protein produces MYINRNLLILFLTVTALCHPYQRAQAEPELYFVHSDHLNTPQMLTDQNGNVVWQVQSQTPFGVVETNEDVDGDGQAIEFNLRFPGQYYDGETGLSYNYFRDYDPLLGRYVQSDPIGLEGGINTYGYVLGNPINSTDPLGLRCWTNSDGNRQCDSGNPYGDRPFCPDGSCTAYDPDSNTQEPPNLGPKCQVNDVGGVDCRPDPGDENLSCEDRARKAFNTCKTNAITFGVACTTVAGYLLRSPSIGTPASGSCAYGTYDFDRTCEKKLQDDLRVCNHDENCSI; encoded by the coding sequence ATGTACATTAATAGAAATTTGTTAATACTTTTCCTGACCGTTACCGCACTATGCCACCCATATCAGCGAGCCCAGGCTGAGCCCGAATTGTATTTTGTGCACAGCGATCACCTGAACACCCCGCAGATGCTGACGGATCAAAACGGCAATGTGGTGTGGCAGGTGCAAAGCCAAACGCCGTTTGGGGTTGTGGAAACTAATGAAGATGTGGATGGTGATGGGCAGGCGATTGAATTTAACTTGCGGTTTCCAGGGCAGTATTATGATGGGGAGACGGGGTTAAGTTATAACTACTTTCGGGATTATGATCCCTTGTTGGGGAGGTATGTTCAGAGTGATCCGATTGGGTTGGAGGGAGGGATTAATACTTATGGGTATGTGCTTGGAAACCCAATTAATTCTACTGATCCACTTGGCTTAAGGTGTTGGACAAATAGTGATGGTAACAGACAATGTGACAGCGGGAACCCATATGGTGATCGTCCTTTTTGCCCTGACGGGAGCTGCACTGCTTATGATCCAGACTCTAATACTCAGGAGCCACCTAATTTGGGACCGAAGTGCCAAGTAAATGATGTCGGAGGAGTAGACTGCCGGCCTGATCCAGGAGATGAGAATCTCTCTTGTGAAGACCGCGCTCGTAAAGCGTTCAACACGTGCAAAACAAACGCGATTACATTTGGTGTAGCTTGTACAACAGTAGCAGGGTATTTACTACGATCGCCATCAATCGGAACTCCTGCGTCGGGTTCTTGCGCCTATGGTACCTATGATTTTGATAGAACTTGCGAGAAAAAACTCCAAGATGACTTGCGAGTCTGTAATCACGATGAAAATTGTTCAATTTGA
- a CDS encoding RHS repeat-associated protein has product MKNQNTTTAPRRMLDKDIMKTFASVIKNSVIALTLIYPMLLAQAEPELYFVHSDHLNTPQMLTDQNGNVVWQVQSQTPFGIVETNEDVDGDGQAVEFNLRFPGQYYDGETGLSYNYFRDYDPLLGRYIQSDPIGLEGGINTFSYADNLPTSNIDPLGLRSCNFVEYSKCSDYCEGNGGFVKSCSWHGAFGFGAYLCTCEKKFDGPNPEDEIPPDTGDNSSDYEGNQCPDPAKKDCLALKNSILNTCSSLSGNKMMRCFEAANETFRQCMGY; this is encoded by the coding sequence ATGAAAAACCAAAACACCACCACAGCCCCCCGCCGCATGCTTGACAAGGACATCATGAAAACCTTTGCTTCCGTAATAAAAAACAGCGTTATCGCCCTAACCCTGATTTACCCAATGCTGCTCGCCCAGGCTGAGCCCGAATTGTATTTTGTGCACAGCGATCACCTGAACACGCCACAAATGCTGACGGATCAAAACGGCAATGTGGTGTGGCAGGTGCAAAGCCAAACGCCGTTTGGAATTGTGGAGACTAATGAAGATGTGGATGGGGATGGACAGGCGGTAGAATTTAACCTGCGGTTTCCGGGGCAGTATTATGATGGAGAGACCGGGTTAAGTTATAACTACTTTCGGGATTATGATCCTTTGTTGGGGAGGTATATTCAATCTGATCCGATTGGGTTGGAGGGGGGGATTAATACTTTTTCTTACGCCGATAACCTCCCAACATCCAACATAGACCCTCTGGGTTTAAGATCTTGCAATTTCGTTGAATACTCTAAATGTTCGGACTACTGCGAAGGAAATGGTGGCTTTGTAAAAAGTTGCTCTTGGCATGGCGCATTCGGATTCGGCGCCTACTTATGTACTTGCGAGAAAAAATTTGATGGCCCAAATCCAGAAGATGAAATTCCGCCTGACACAGGTGACAACTCATCAGATTATGAAGGAAATCAGTGTCCGGATCCAGCAAAAAAGGACTGCTTAGCATTAAAGAACAGCATTCTCAATACGTGCAGCAGTCTTTCAGGAAATAAAATGATGAGATGTTTTGAAGCAGCTAACGAAACATTTAGACAATGCATGGGCTATTAG
- a CDS encoding YD repeat-containing protein: MGSGIHSSVASACEAHRLRMQQISEETASNADNWENRSLWQCTNIGASDYTLVATKADTGNWQSTLLYVPQKIECNEDETLNADTLTCVPPVYCDAGYALNEAGDTCEAWCENGESWSDDTQSCITDEEPQDCENTTSNPINILNGLKYRTEFVHKTGIHFPIVLSYNYNSQRGKEQLGSFSLASGSQRENVFLAATHPPRTSSSPSPAASVYDLLYNGEKADSANLNSYWRHNYQEALYPRIDGSYAWHKSDGQIIRFNSSGQSSLYSKISITSLNNAEIAQLGFEGHKLVTGSNKPIKIFDDKGQLRQIFDKSTKVYHKLIYNQYSQLSRIEHSNGAYLEFSYNAVSPLSHNTASDMVAYYPNEIVDEQNRRVLLEWGYSYTGSVQSFLLLTKISRLTEQLGNTFRAFYYENETYPANLTRIEDVLDHNIQLVQPFAQFTYDDLGRATYSALANGVDAVTIDYVDDLTRTVTNVLGKQATYNFTSENGVKRLTSVVGEPTATCVRSETSYTYNSDGTRASKVTNGVTTTYGYNASKQRTLVTEAAGTAEARTTTTEWHPTLNVRTKIIEPDKTTRYDYNDTTELLDAVHIDADGKTRSTAYTYYANRLVHTVDGPRTDVADITTYAYDEQLNLASVTNAANQTTLYSNYNGQGQAGTVTDANGSVSQYSYDVAGRVETVSVQHPSGNTSLDLSTVYDYDPLGNLVTMTFADGSSLSYEYDAANRIEAISNNLGERIELTLDKAGNTTQQLIKNSSGVITFQAGRAYDELSRVIRQVGAAGQTTHFGYDANDNLTQTTDGREFVTNYEYDTLNRVTKTLQPLGITTEMGYNPADQLQTVTDPETLKTQYHYNGFGELTQRISPDTGTTDYTYDSAGNLTSKADARGIVALYSYDALNRVTSIEYPNDTTQNITYEYDDTSNGNYGIGRLTAIIDASGETRFAYDYLGNLLSKTTTIATQTFTSEYQYDAFGRLQTQVYPSGRLVHYSYDALSRIHSITTQANSSAPLATVITDVSYLPYGPATQWTYGNGIVHTTRYDLDYRVSSIEDDGSSPLYHLSYGYDANNNIETLDNLVNSVAAQMFSYDAVDRLDTAQGNYGALDYDYDKVGNRTQKQHTQGGNTNTESYSYALTSHQLQAVTNTQGGNRTFSYDANGNVLTDTHSNSLVWEYDDTNRPKAVTVNGERIEYRHNALGQRVFKQHGNTTTFYHYDESGKVVAVSDEIGRFIDQIIWFNNTAIAFINNPELDMEDSDNDGLLDNWEISVIGDLSLDRYSDTDSDGLPDYWEYQYFSGLAQNASGDHDEDGLSNLQEFNQGSNPKYPPYLDSLLQYSSTLILDFNDIAIGQQIRNRISNQVIGNYNSTVFRTLSGSGVESPDVSAGFNGIDSKLEFQSTILPSVSKDEFTLGFWIKHSEKSNGFHNLISNATNEWNDGFGLVVSESGAPRFWAYTSNGLIDVSGGQLSLNQWAHLVVSYDYGSVKIFINGTLAASQSPYSFPVSIIYSSERYLSIGGQNKPYKQSERYFRGNIDNLFVTEKALTEAEVQKLYEIAEKNISLNTDYDNDGMPDTWEIQYFGDLSASPEQDNDGDGLTNLVESQKQLNPLYSGDTEKLINLGGSMILNFNTADAQKSILNLADLNVVSTLNETITMSEPGAGVNSPDSSIAFNGTTSFITLNASVNDIISNNTFTGGGWVKLSPKTTGLHYLFGNAYNEWNDGYGLFVTPAGELSFWAYTNQGLLEASASGVNFNDWQHLAFSYDKGEIKLFINGAIKTTSGTPNNTYQINYSSSRSFTIGSQNKSYLKQERFLLGNIDSIFIVDRKLSESEIASLVSQ; encoded by the coding sequence ATGGGTAGTGGAATCCACAGCTCTGTAGCCAGCGCATGCGAAGCACATAGATTAAGAATGCAACAAATCTCAGAAGAAACAGCATCGAATGCCGATAATTGGGAAAACCGCAGTCTTTGGCAATGTACAAACATCGGCGCATCAGATTACACCCTGGTTGCCACCAAAGCGGATACGGGTAATTGGCAATCTACGCTTCTATATGTTCCACAAAAAATAGAATGCAATGAAGATGAAACTCTTAATGCCGACACCCTAACATGTGTTCCACCGGTATATTGCGATGCAGGTTATGCGCTTAATGAAGCAGGGGACACGTGCGAAGCTTGGTGTGAAAACGGGGAATCCTGGAGCGATGACACGCAATCGTGCATTACTGATGAAGAACCACAGGATTGTGAAAACACCACCAGTAACCCGATAAATATATTAAATGGTCTAAAATACCGCACAGAATTTGTTCATAAAACCGGAATTCACTTCCCAATTGTATTGAGTTACAACTACAACAGCCAACGAGGCAAAGAACAACTGGGTAGTTTTTCGCTTGCATCTGGCAGTCAACGAGAGAACGTCTTTCTTGCGGCAACACATCCTCCACGAACATCTTCAAGCCCTAGCCCAGCCGCCAGTGTATACGACTTACTCTATAATGGAGAAAAAGCCGATTCCGCTAATTTAAACAGCTATTGGCGCCATAACTATCAGGAAGCCCTCTACCCGCGTATAGACGGTAGCTATGCGTGGCATAAATCCGATGGCCAAATCATTCGTTTTAATTCGTCGGGACAAAGCTCCCTGTATTCGAAGATTTCAATCACCTCACTAAATAATGCTGAAATCGCGCAGCTTGGCTTTGAAGGACACAAACTCGTCACAGGTAGCAACAAGCCAATCAAAATATTCGATGATAAAGGGCAATTACGTCAGATATTTGATAAATCGACAAAGGTTTATCACAAGCTTATTTACAATCAATATTCCCAACTCTCCCGTATCGAACATTCAAACGGCGCGTATCTGGAATTTAGTTACAATGCCGTAAGCCCGCTGTCACATAACACCGCCAGTGATATGGTGGCTTATTATCCAAACGAGATTGTCGACGAGCAAAATCGTCGCGTACTCCTGGAATGGGGCTACAGCTATACAGGCAGCGTACAAAGTTTTTTGCTACTCACAAAAATATCCAGATTAACCGAACAACTAGGTAATACCTTTCGCGCGTTTTACTACGAGAATGAAACCTACCCCGCTAACTTAACGCGTATAGAAGACGTTTTGGATCATAACATCCAGTTAGTGCAGCCTTTTGCCCAATTCACCTACGATGATTTGGGCCGAGCCACGTACAGTGCCCTAGCCAATGGTGTGGACGCGGTAACAATTGATTATGTGGATGACCTCACTCGCACCGTCACAAACGTACTGGGCAAACAAGCCACCTACAACTTCACCAGTGAAAACGGTGTTAAGCGATTAACCAGCGTTGTTGGTGAACCCACGGCCACCTGTGTGCGCAGCGAAACCAGTTATACCTACAACAGCGACGGCACGCGTGCGTCCAAAGTCACTAACGGCGTAACCACCACCTATGGTTATAACGCCAGCAAACAACGCACTTTGGTCACCGAAGCCGCCGGCACCGCCGAAGCGCGCACCACCACCACCGAGTGGCACCCCACCCTTAACGTGCGCACTAAAATTATTGAACCCGATAAAACCACCCGCTACGACTACAACGACACCACCGAACTGCTCGACGCCGTGCACATTGATGCCGACGGTAAAACTCGCAGCACCGCATATACCTATTACGCTAACCGTTTAGTTCACACGGTCGATGGCCCACGCACCGATGTTGCCGACATCACCACCTATGCCTACGACGAGCAACTCAATCTCGCCAGCGTGACCAATGCCGCCAACCAGACAACGCTCTACAGCAATTACAATGGACAGGGGCAAGCCGGCACCGTCACTGATGCCAACGGTTCAGTGTCGCAATACAGCTATGACGTCGCCGGTCGCGTGGAAACCGTCAGCGTCCAACACCCCAGCGGGAACACCAGTCTCGATTTAAGCACTGTCTATGATTACGACCCACTCGGCAACCTGGTGACCATGACCTTTGCCGATGGCTCCAGCCTCAGTTATGAGTACGATGCCGCCAACCGTATTGAGGCTATCAGTAACAATCTCGGTGAGCGCATCGAATTGACCCTTGATAAAGCCGGAAACACCACGCAACAGCTGATTAAAAACTCGAGCGGTGTGATCACCTTCCAGGCCGGTCGCGCTTACGACGAACTCAGCCGAGTAATTCGCCAAGTGGGCGCCGCTGGGCAAACCACCCATTTTGGCTACGATGCCAACGACAATCTCACCCAAACCACCGACGGCCGTGAGTTTGTGACCAACTATGAGTACGACACCCTCAATCGTGTCACCAAAACCCTGCAACCACTGGGCATCACAACGGAAATGGGCTACAACCCCGCAGACCAATTGCAAACAGTAACCGACCCGGAAACCTTAAAAACGCAGTATCACTACAACGGCTTCGGCGAACTCACCCAACGTATCAGCCCCGATACCGGCACCACCGACTACACCTACGACAGTGCGGGCAACCTCACAAGCAAAGCCGATGCACGAGGTATTGTGGCGCTCTACAGCTACGATGCCCTTAACCGTGTTACCAGCATCGAATACCCCAACGACACCACGCAAAACATCACCTACGAATACGATGACACCAGCAACGGCAACTACGGTATCGGTCGCTTAACGGCCATTATCGATGCCAGTGGTGAAACTCGGTTTGCCTACGATTATCTCGGTAACCTGTTAAGCAAAACCACCACCATCGCCACGCAAACCTTTACCAGCGAATATCAATACGACGCGTTTGGGCGACTCCAAACCCAGGTATACCCCAGTGGCCGTTTGGTGCATTACAGTTACGATGCCTTAAGCCGCATTCACAGTATCACCACCCAAGCCAACAGCAGCGCGCCCCTGGCCACCGTGATCACCGATGTCAGCTACCTACCCTATGGCCCCGCCACACAGTGGACCTATGGCAATGGCATTGTGCACACCACCCGCTACGACCTCGATTACCGTGTCAGCAGCATTGAAGACGACGGCTCCAGCCCGCTGTACCACCTCAGTTACGGCTACGACGCCAACAACAACATCGAAACCCTCGATAACCTGGTGAACAGCGTTGCCGCCCAGATGTTCAGCTACGATGCCGTGGATCGTCTCGACACCGCGCAGGGGAATTACGGCGCACTGGATTACGACTACGACAAGGTGGGCAATCGCACCCAGAAACAGCACACACAAGGCGGCAACACCAACACCGAGAGCTACAGCTACGCACTCACCAGCCATCAACTGCAAGCAGTCACCAATACCCAAGGCGGTAACCGTACCTTTAGCTACGATGCCAATGGCAATGTGTTAACCGACACCCACAGCAACAGTCTGGTCTGGGAATACGACGACACCAACCGCCCTAAGGCGGTTACCGTGAACGGCGAGCGCATTGAATACCGCCACAATGCCCTCGGGCAGCGGGTATTTAAGCAGCACGGGAATACCACCACCTTTTACCATTACGATGAATCCGGCAAAGTCGTGGCCGTGAGTGATGAGATCGGTCGATTTATCGATCAAATAATATGGTTTAACAACACGGCCATTGCGTTTATTAATAACCCTGAGTTGGACATGGAAGACAGCGACAACGATGGGCTACTCGACAACTGGGAGATTAGTGTAATTGGTGATTTAAGCCTTGATCGCTATTCTGATACCGATTCCGATGGTTTACCCGACTACTGGGAATATCAATATTTCTCCGGCCTGGCTCAAAACGCAAGCGGCGACCACGATGAAGATGGCCTCTCAAATTTACAAGAATTTAATCAGGGTTCAAACCCGAAATATCCACCCTACCTGGATAGTTTATTACAGTATTCGAGCACACTAATTTTAGACTTTAATGATATTGCAATCGGCCAACAAATTCGAAATCGAATTTCGAATCAAGTAATAGGGAATTACAACTCTACCGTATTTCGAACTTTAAGCGGTAGCGGGGTAGAGTCTCCTGATGTATCGGCGGGTTTTAATGGTATTGATTCTAAACTGGAGTTTCAATCGACCATTTTACCATCAGTTAGTAAGGACGAGTTTACACTCGGTTTTTGGATTAAACATTCCGAAAAATCCAACGGGTTTCACAACCTGATCAGCAACGCCACCAACGAGTGGAATGATGGATTCGGTTTGGTAGTGTCGGAATCGGGCGCTCCTCGTTTTTGGGCGTATACCTCTAATGGATTAATCGATGTCTCAGGTGGCCAACTTTCGTTAAATCAATGGGCACATCTGGTAGTTAGCTACGATTATGGCTCCGTAAAAATCTTTATTAATGGAACCCTCGCTGCATCTCAATCTCCCTATAGTTTTCCAGTTTCGATTATCTACAGCTCAGAGCGATACCTATCAATTGGAGGCCAGAACAAGCCTTACAAGCAATCGGAGAGATATTTTCGTGGAAATATCGATAATTTATTTGTAACTGAAAAAGCTTTAACAGAAGCTGAGGTGCAAAAATTGTACGAGATAGCCGAAAAAAATATATCGCTAAATACTGATTACGATAATGACGGCATGCCAGACACCTGGGAAATTCAATACTTTGGCGACCTTTCAGCATCCCCGGAACAAGACAATGATGGTGATGGCTTAACAAATTTGGTAGAAAGCCAAAAACAATTAAATCCACTTTATTCCGGAGATACCGAAAAATTAATCAACCTCGGCGGCTCTATGATATTAAATTTCAATACCGCAGACGCACAGAAATCGATATTGAACTTGGCAGATTTAAATGTAGTTAGCACGCTTAATGAAACTATCACAATGTCCGAACCCGGTGCAGGCGTAAACTCTCCAGATTCTTCGATTGCATTTAACGGCACCACATCGTTTATCACTCTTAATGCATCAGTAAACGATATTATAAGTAATAACACGTTTACAGGTGGTGGCTGGGTGAAGCTCAGCCCCAAAACAACAGGCTTACATTATCTTTTTGGAAACGCATACAACGAGTGGAACGACGGATACGGATTATTTGTAACACCAGCCGGAGAGCTTAGTTTTTGGGCATACACTAATCAGGGTCTATTAGAAGCATCCGCCTCTGGTGTAAATTTTAACGATTGGCAACATTTAGCCTTTAGTTACGACAAAGGGGAAATTAAGTTATTCATAAATGGTGCTATTAAAACCACCTCTGGTACCCCAAACAATACTTACCAAATAAATTACAGCAGCTCTCGCTCTTTCACAATTGGCAGTCAAAACAAGAGTTATCTAAAACAAGAGCGTTTTTTACTGGGTAACATCGATAGCATTTTCATTGTTGACAGAAAATTATCAGAAAGCGAGATTGCTAGTTTAGTATCACAATAA